TCCCGCCGAAATCCACCTCGATATCCGTCAGCACCGGGGACAGGATGAAGGACCGGAACTTCTCGGCCTTGGCCTCTGCCTCTTCGGGTCCGAGTACGACTTGGGGTTCTCCCAAGCCCGCCTTGGCCATTCCCTCGATGATGTACCGGTTCACACTGCTGCCGATTCCGAAAGGAAAGATATTGGCATCCTTGAGGTGGGCGCGGATCAGGTCGTATGCCTCCTGTTCGACGGACACATAGCCATCTGTGCACACCACAAATGTCCGTGCATAGCCCGAAGGAACGGGGAGATTGAGGCCGCGCTTGAGGGCCGGCAGGATTTGCGTACCTCCTCCGCCTTGCTGATTCTCCAGAAATTCCTGCGCAAGCGTTCGGTTGGCGGGTGTAGCCAATTGCGACCCTTCCTCAAACAGGACCGCATTTCCCCCGGCAAAGAGCATCAGGTTGAATCGGTCGTATTCCCGAAGATCCTTCATCAGCTTCCGAAAAAGCTCCTTGGAGGTATCCAGCGGAAATCCATGCATCGAACCACTCACATCGAAGATGAATACATACTCCCGAGGCGGAATCTCGTCCGGCACTACGCGTTTGGGCGGCTGGACCATCCACAGGAAGTACTGTTCGTCACCGTGGTCGTAGGTCAGTAGACCGTCCTCAATCTGTTCGCCCCTGAGTCGGTATCGGAGGACGAGATCCCGATTGCCGCCATCCAGTTCGGTCGAGTCGAGCTTGAGGTAGATCTGTCCTTCCTCTCCTTGCACCAACAGAAAGTCATGCGAGGGGGATTCGACTTCCTGCACAGGCAACCCGGCGGCGATTCGCGCACCAAATCCGAACGTGTAGACAGGCGCGGTGCCCTTGGGGGTATAGGGTACCCCTTCCAAGGTCGGTGTCATTTCATCTGCCACGACCTCCGCACTCGCAGGCGCCTGATATCGGGGTCCCACCACAGTCGGATACACGAATTCATACACGCCCTCCTCAGGCACGATCAGCTCGGTATATGACAGTTCGATGACAATGGAATCCCCCGGCAGGATATTGCCCACTTCCATCTGGAAGACATTGGGGCGTTGCTGTTCGAGGAGCGAAGCGGTCTTGCCTTGCTCGACAGCCGTTTCGTAGGTCTTCCGGGCCTGCTGGCGCTCTTGGATCTCGGCCCGGATGCGACGATCTCCCACCTGCATGGTCAGACCGTAAAGCGCCGCACGGGTCGAACCGGGAAATAGGTAGGTCGCAGAAATCGGGCGTGTCCCTTCATTCTGGTAGATCTGCCTGATCCGGACATCGGCGATGACTCCGGCGATATCGACCGCGGCCTCTGTGTGCTTGAGCGGGAGTGCATCAAGACTGGGATCATCTGACTGGACATGGAAATAGGGGGCTAGGGTTCGGTCCTCCTGCGCAAAGGCATGGGGCACCCGGGCCGCCACTAGGAGCAGTAGCGACACGATCAACGTGCGTATCATGTGAGCGAGATTAGGGGTGTTGTGTTTGCCCCGAAGACAGATTCAACAAGTCGATTCCACAAACCCGCCGAAAAATTGCCCTACCGATCCCTTCTCCTCGGCCGGAAGTTTTCGTACTCGTGGGGTCTCAGGATGGCATGCCATGCTTCCAGGCCAATATCCTCGCGACCGATTTCCCTGAAATATTTGGCGACAAGCTCATTGGGACGATTGAGTCCACGAACCATCCAGCTCAGGCGGATCTCCTGCCGCTCGCGCTCGGAGAGTTGCCAGTCGATATCATCCCGGCTCCGTATGCGGTCAGCCAAGTGATACAGGCTCAAAGCCGCCGATACCGAGATGTTGTAGCTCTCGGTGAATCCATGCATCGGGATGCGGAGATAGCCGTCCATCTGGTCCAATACGTCGCGGGTCAGTCCCGTCCCTTCCTCCCCGAAAAACAGGGCGGTCTTGTGGGTGATATCCAGATCTTCCAGCAAGCAATCATCGGTGTGGGGCGTCGTGCCAATGAGCCGATAGCCCGCATTCCGGAGATGGTCGATACAGGCTTGAGTGGGATTCTCCTCGCGGCGGTAGCGATGCAGGGTGAGCCATTGCTCCGAACCCCGAGCGATGTTGTTGGAGATGGCGTGGCGGTTACGCTTTTCGATGATGTGGGCATCCTGAATCCCCATGCAGTCGCAATTGCGCAGTACCGCGCTGGCATTCCGGGCGTGAAACAGATCCTCAACCGCCACGGTCAGATGGCGGGTACGTCGGTCCAGCACCCCCTGGAACTTCTCGATCCGTCGGGGCAGGACAAACTGCTC
Above is a genomic segment from Pontibacter sp. G13 containing:
- a CDS encoding TrmH family RNA methyltransferase produces the protein MEFLAPYMEGLEQFLEQFVLPRRIEKFQGVLDRRTRHLTVAVEDLFHARNASAVLRNCDCMGIQDAHIIEKRNRHAISNNIARGSEQWLTLHRYRREENPTQACIDHLRNAGYRLIGTTPHTDDCLLEDLDITHKTALFFGEEGTGLTRDVLDQMDGYLRIPMHGFTESYNISVSAALSLYHLADRIRSRDDIDWQLSERERQEIRLSWMVRGLNRPNELVAKYFREIGREDIGLEAWHAILRPHEYENFRPRRRDR